The sequence below is a genomic window from Labilibaculum sp. DW002.
CGATTGAAAGATATCGCAGTAAGTCATGCTGAAGTCACAATGAATAATATTGTTCGACCTGATTATTCAGCCTTCCATTTAGGATCATTTGATGATAAAACAGGTGCTTTTATTGAGGGAAAAGCACATCAAGGTTATGCCGATAATTCGATGTGGGCAAGAGGACAGGCTTGGGGAATTTATGGATTTGCTTTTACTTATCGCGAATCTGGAAAAAAAGAGTTTCTGGAAACATCAATGAAAATGGCTGACAAATTCTTAGAACGTCTTCCTGAAGATGGCATTCCTTATTGGGATTTTGATGCCCCACTTACATCAGAAACACCTAAAGACGCGTCTGCTGCAGCTGTTGCTGCTTGCGGTATGTTGGAACTTTATAAGATAATTGATGATGAGGTGTTAAGGAATAAGTACAAGCAAGCAGCAATTGCACTACTCGAAATTCTTTCTTCACCTAAATATCTAAGTGGAGATACAAATCAAGCTATTTTGTTACACTCTACAGGGCATAAGCCTAAAAATTCAGAAATTGATGTTCCAATCATTTACGCTGATTATTATTATTTAGAAGCTTTATTAAAGTTAAAGAAGATAGAGGCGGGTGAAGTGTCTGTTAAATAATTAGTTGAAAATAAAAGAAATGAAAAAGCTTAGTCTTCTGTTTGTATTTTTCTGCTTGTCAATTTCATTGTTTGCTTCAGGCAGCGAGAATATTGCTTCAAGTCATTTTAGCGTTTTAAACTGGGTTATTCTGGCTGTTTTTTTAGTTGGAACAACTGTTTTTGGAGAACTGGTAAAAAACAAAGATACCGGTTTAGATGGATTCTTCCGTGGTGGTAAAAGTTTACCCTGGTGGGCTGTTTCCTTGTCATTAGTCGCTACAAAAACGAGTGTGG
It includes:
- a CDS encoding glycoside hydrolase family 88 protein; this encodes MRFVKIFVSVISIVLVLSSCASFSKDKKTLDASKILMNSSIKIKESAERLSDTDHFPRFIPQDSTNWECVSVGDWCSGFWPGALWYAYECSGDENLRKQAELFTAPIKEIAYTPAQDHDIGFQVYCSYGNGYRLTGNPEYKKIMLAAADTLATLYNPIVGSIHSWPSKKQYPHNTIIDNMMNLELLFWAAKNGGGERLKDIAVSHAEVTMNNIVRPDYSAFHLGSFDDKTGAFIEGKAHQGYADNSMWARGQAWGIYGFAFTYRESGKKEFLETSMKMADKFLERLPEDGIPYWDFDAPLTSETPKDASAAAVAACGMLELYKIIDDEVLRNKYKQAAIALLEILSSPKYLSGDTNQAILLHSTGHKPKNSEIDVPIIYADYYYLEALLKLKKIEAGEVSVK